GGTGTGGGTCCGCCGGGCCCTGGGATGAGGGCGATGATGGGCGACGACGCTGGAGTGCGGTCACGGGTTTCCGTGGCTGGGGTATCGGTCTCCGTCGACCATTACGTCGGAGGGCGTCGCCTGTCGTCGCCCACCACCTTCGAGAATCGCTCCCCGTTGGACTGGTCGACGGTGCTGGCCGAGGTGTCGGCCGGTGACGCCGCCACAGCGGATGCTGCCCTGGCCGCGGCCACCGAGGCCTTCGAGGGCTGGGCTGCCCTGGGTACCGCCGGGCGGGCACCCCACCTCCGCCGTCTGGCCGACCTGATCGACGAGCGGGTGGCCGATATCGCGGCGGTTGAGTGCGTCGACATGGGGATGCGCCACGAGAGCCTCCGCAACCGGGTCATCGGCCGGGGGGCTAGAAACTTCCGGGCCTACGCCGAACTGGCCGAACAGCACGAGGAACGGGTCTGGTCGTCCAACGGCACCGCCAACCGTGTGCAGCGACTCCCTGCTGGTCCAGCGGTGGTCATCACGCCGTGGAACGCCCCGTTCATGCTGGCCACCTGGAAGCTGGCTCCCGCGCTGGCTGCCGGCAACCCGGTGGTCCTCAAGCCTGCCGAGTGGTCGCCCCTGTCGGCCAGCTTGCTGGCCGACCTAGCCGACGAGGCCGGACTGCCGTCCGGCGTACTCAACGTCGTGCAGGGCATCGGGTCCCAGATCGGTCCACCACTGACATCGGACCGGCGGGTGCGGCGCCTGTCGTTCACCGGTTCGCCGGCCACCGCCCGGGCGATCGGGACGGCTGCCGCGGCCAACATCGTGCCGTTCACCGCGGAACTGGGCGGAAAGGGCGCCCTGGTGGTGTTTGCCGACAGCGACCTGGATGCAGCGGCCCGCACGGCAGCCGGCCAGTACGACGACTCGGGCCAGGTCTGCCTGGCCGGGACCCGCCTACTCGTCGAGGCTTCGGCGGCCGACGACTTTCTGGCCCGGTTCCACGCCTACGCCGACGAGCACCTCCTCGGCGACGCCCATGACGATGCCACCACGATCACTCCGATGATCCACCCCACCCACGTGACCCGCGTCGAGGGGTTCATCGAGCGGGCGCTGGCGGCCGGCGACAAGGTGCTCCGGGGTGGGCACCGTCATGTCCCCGACGGTTGGACCGGGCGGCCCGAGGACGCCCTGTGGGTTGAGCCCACCCTTATCGCGCCGGCGTCCAATGACAGCGAGATCGTCCAACACGAGGTGTTCGGGCCCGTCCTGACCTTCCAGACGTTCGTCGACGAGGATGAGGCGATCCGGCTTGCCAACTCAACGGCCTACGGGCTGTCGGCCACTTTGTTCACCGGATCGGCCGAGCGGGCCGAGCGGGTGGGTGGCGCTCTTCGGGCGGGCACCACCTGGGTCAATTGCTTTCTGGTTCGCGACCTGACGGCGCCGTTCGGTGGCTTGGGCATCAGCGGACTGGGGCGCGAGGGTGGTGATCACGCCCTGGAGTTCCACGCCGACCTCAAGACCCTCCAGATACGTGAGGACACCACCACATGAGCGACCTGATAACCCCCCGCCGGCGAGAGCTGGTGGGCCAGATGGCAGCGCTGGGGCCGACCATCGCGGCCCGGGCCGATCAGGTCGACCGGGATGCGGCCTTTCCCTACGAGAACTACGCCGATCTCCGCGAGGCGGGCTTCCTTGCCCTGTGCATCCCTGAGGAACACGGCGGACTGGGTGCGGACTTCTCGACCTACGCCCTGGTATCCGAGGAATTGGCCAGGCACTGCGGTTCGACCGCGCTGACCTTCAACATGCACACAGCCACCATGTTGCTGATCGGCCAGATAGCCGACGACCTCTCGATGGGTGACGAGGAGCGAGTGGAGCACGACCGGCGCCGCACCGCCGTGTGGCGTGGCGTGGTCGAGGACGGCACGATCCACGCTCAGCCGTTCAGCGAGGGGCGGGCACCCGGGGAGACCGCGGGCTTCGCCACGCAGGCCGTTCCCGTCGACGGGGGCTTCCGGGTGTCGGGTCGCAAGATCTTCGCCTCGTTGTCCGAAGCCGCCGACAGTCACAACGTGACTTGCATGGTCGAAGGCGACGATCGGGTCCGGTTCCTCGGGGTACCGGCTGACGCGGAGGGCATCACCATCCAAGGCGACTGGGATCCGCTGGGCATGCGGGGCACCGTTTCCAAGAACTTGCTGTTCGACAACGTGTTCGTACGTGCCGACCAGGAGTTACTGCCGCCTGGTTGCTTCGACCAGGTGGCCACCCGCTGGCCGTACTTCTACATGACGCTGTCGTTTTCCTACCTGGGGATCCAGCGGGCGGTGCTGGACTACACGGCAGCCGCCCTGCGAGGCGACGGTGGGTCGACGGAACGCCGGGACCACCCGCAGAAGCAGAACGGGTGGGCGGAGATGCGCTTGGCGTGGGAACGGTCCCAGGCCCTGACCTACCGGGTGCTTGGCGAGGTAGGGGTGGATCCGACCGAGGACCAACTCCATCGGGCCTGGTCGGCCACGGTGACGGCCATGGAGACGGCGCCTGAGGTGGCGTCCACCGCGGTCCGGGTGTGTGGCGGCCGCTCGCTTCTGCGACCCAGCGCTCTAGAGCGGATGTATCGCGACGCCCGCTGCGGTGCCACGATGCTTCCGTGGAGCGTCGAGGTGACGCGCGATCGACTGGGCCGGGCTGGCCTCTACGACGACTGAACCGATCAGGAAGGGATGGGGGGACTGACATGAGTGTGCCGTGGCATCGGATTGAGGCGTTCTCCGACCACTTCGCCCGTTGTGCAGTGCACGCCGGCGAGACGGCCGTGGTGCTGGCCGAGGACGACAGCCGTCCTGAACTGGTCAAGGCGGCCGTGGTCGCCCTGCAACGCCTCGGTGCCGCGGTGTCGACCGTGGTGCTGCCCACGCTCCCCAACCGGGGCCCCGTCCCTATCCGCTCCACCGGAGCGTCGGTGGCTCTCGCCCACAACCCGGCGGTGCTGGCAGGACTGGCAGCTGCCGACTTCATTGCCGACTGCACTGTGGAGGGCCTGCTGCACGCTGAGGAACGCCCGGCCATCCTTTCCGACGGCGCCCGGATTCTGATGTTGTCCAACGAGCACCCGGAGGTGTTCGACCGCGTTGGCCACGATGAATCTTTGAGCGACCGGGTGGCCCATGGACGCCAACTGCTGGCCGGGGCGTCGACCATGCAGGTCACCTCCGTGGCCGGAACCGACCTCACGGTCCACCTGGCTGGAGCGGTGGTCGCTGGGTCGGACGGCACGGTCACCGAGCCGGGCGGTATCGCCCACTGGCCAGGCGGGCTGGTGCTCTGCTTTCCGGCCGCCGGCTCTACCTCGGGAACCATTGTCATGGCCCCGGGTGACGCCAACCTGACCTTCAAGGAATACGTGCGATCACCGATCACCTGCACGCTGGTGGACGATCACGTCGTGTCCGTTGACGGCGACGGGTTGGACGCCGAACTCTTCTCGTCGTACCTGGCTGCATGGGACGAACCGGAGGCCTACGCGGTCAGCCACGTGGGCTGGGGCATGAACCACGCCTGCCGGTGGGATGTCCTGCCGCTGTACGACA
Above is a window of Acidimicrobiales bacterium DNA encoding:
- a CDS encoding aldehyde dehydrogenase family protein, whose protein sequence is MGDDAGVRSRVSVAGVSVSVDHYVGGRRLSSPTTFENRSPLDWSTVLAEVSAGDAATADAALAAATEAFEGWAALGTAGRAPHLRRLADLIDERVADIAAVECVDMGMRHESLRNRVIGRGARNFRAYAELAEQHEERVWSSNGTANRVQRLPAGPAVVITPWNAPFMLATWKLAPALAAGNPVVLKPAEWSPLSASLLADLADEAGLPSGVLNVVQGIGSQIGPPLTSDRRVRRLSFTGSPATARAIGTAAAANIVPFTAELGGKGALVVFADSDLDAAARTAAGQYDDSGQVCLAGTRLLVEASAADDFLARFHAYADEHLLGDAHDDATTITPMIHPTHVTRVEGFIERALAAGDKVLRGGHRHVPDGWTGRPEDALWVEPTLIAPASNDSEIVQHEVFGPVLTFQTFVDEDEAIRLANSTAYGLSATLFTGSAERAERVGGALRAGTTWVNCFLVRDLTAPFGGLGISGLGREGGDHALEFHADLKTLQIREDTTT
- a CDS encoding acyl-CoA dehydrogenase family protein: MSDLITPRRRELVGQMAALGPTIAARADQVDRDAAFPYENYADLREAGFLALCIPEEHGGLGADFSTYALVSEELARHCGSTALTFNMHTATMLLIGQIADDLSMGDEERVEHDRRRTAVWRGVVEDGTIHAQPFSEGRAPGETAGFATQAVPVDGGFRVSGRKIFASLSEAADSHNVTCMVEGDDRVRFLGVPADAEGITIQGDWDPLGMRGTVSKNLLFDNVFVRADQELLPPGCFDQVATRWPYFYMTLSFSYLGIQRAVLDYTAAALRGDGGSTERRDHPQKQNGWAEMRLAWERSQALTYRVLGEVGVDPTEDQLHRAWSATVTAMETAPEVASTAVRVCGGRSLLRPSALERMYRDARCGATMLPWSVEVTRDRLGRAGLYDD